The Prosthecobacter dejongeii genome contains a region encoding:
- a CDS encoding MscL family protein, with product MPPFASPPVLDEFKKFVLKGNVVSLSTGVIIGSAFNNIVTAFTKGIVEPVLAIFGGNDLGTSHLKFKIWERMTTITEKVNGKEVKTEKLVPVLLDIGSIVGATVGFMITAMIVFFLIVKPTNKLLDLMLKKEQPPAAMPPDVALLTEIRDMMKRQEEGRMKI from the coding sequence ATGCCGCCCTTCGCTTCCCCTCCTGTGTTGGATGAATTTAAAAAATTCGTGCTGAAGGGAAATGTGGTTAGTCTGTCCACGGGTGTGATCATCGGCTCGGCCTTTAACAACATCGTCACAGCTTTTACCAAGGGCATCGTAGAGCCGGTCCTGGCCATCTTTGGGGGCAACGATCTCGGCACATCCCATCTCAAATTTAAAATCTGGGAACGGATGACCACCATCACCGAAAAAGTGAACGGAAAGGAAGTGAAGACTGAAAAACTGGTGCCGGTGCTCTTAGACATCGGCTCCATTGTGGGGGCAACCGTGGGTTTTATGATCACGGCCATGATCGTTTTTTTCCTCATTGTGAAGCCGACGAATAAGCTGCTCGACTTGATGCTTAAAAAGGAACAACCCCCGGCGGCGATGCCTCCAGACGTGGCCTTACTGACGGAGATCCGCGATATGATGAAACGCCAGGAGGAGGGGCGGATGAAGATTTAA
- a CDS encoding CheR family methyltransferase: protein MSAYLFFEGTIALPKTGRVTQLRAAVPERIAGTQVESEEAKFFFGELFELTGLPRGAYRLSFLQRRLAACLRFLQVHEVGPAIAKLRQSPEARMEILNAVLLGVTDFYRDQDVFEQTRKVLSDAWRLAQGKIRVWSAACSDGQELYSMASLMAEMGFLPQAELCGTDFRADAIHRAQAGRYRHEEMERLPERVRAAHFRRDGMGAFIRQDLQDVIRWKQADLFAGAESGPWHLILWRNMAIYLEREAAYPVWQSLVAELRPGGYLMVGKADYPPPGLGLIRVAPCLYQKKGKHGK from the coding sequence ATGTCTGCTTACTTGTTTTTTGAAGGAACGATCGCTCTCCCGAAAACCGGGAGGGTGACCCAGCTTCGCGCGGCAGTGCCAGAGCGAATCGCAGGGACACAGGTTGAAAGCGAGGAGGCGAAGTTCTTTTTTGGCGAGTTGTTTGAGCTGACAGGACTACCGAGAGGAGCCTACCGACTCAGTTTTTTGCAGCGACGTCTGGCGGCGTGCTTGCGTTTTTTGCAAGTGCATGAAGTCGGGCCTGCGATTGCTAAATTGCGGCAGTCCCCTGAGGCGCGAATGGAGATCCTCAACGCGGTCCTTCTAGGCGTGACGGATTTTTACCGTGACCAAGATGTCTTTGAGCAGACTCGGAAAGTGTTGAGCGATGCTTGGCGCTTGGCGCAGGGAAAAATCCGTGTTTGGAGCGCGGCCTGCTCCGATGGGCAGGAGCTTTACTCCATGGCTAGCCTCATGGCTGAGATGGGTTTTTTGCCACAGGCAGAGCTTTGTGGGACGGACTTTCGTGCGGATGCTATCCACCGCGCCCAGGCGGGCCGATACCGCCATGAGGAGATGGAGCGCCTGCCTGAACGTGTGAGGGCCGCCCACTTCCGCCGGGATGGGATGGGCGCATTCATCCGGCAGGACCTGCAGGATGTGATCCGGTGGAAGCAGGCGGATCTTTTTGCTGGGGCGGAGTCAGGTCCCTGGCATCTCATTCTCTGGCGAAATATGGCGATTTATCTGGAACGTGAAGCGGCTTACCCGGTCTGGCAAAGCCTGGTGGCGGAGTTGAGACCTGGGGGTTATCTCATGGTGGGCAAGGCAGACTATCCACCGCCGGGTCTCGGGCTCATCCGTGTGGCCCCATGCCTTTATCAGAAGAAAGGAAAGCACGGAAAATGA
- a CDS encoding hybrid sensor histidine kinase/response regulator, whose protein sequence is MSLSRPTLLPATLAAFAVGFLWIYIRTYVFREMVLPLTYVVPLMVCVWTRLSWQVWAMAGMFITASIAKTFWILPDHVLSPDEQKWFLAATIFNNVVGASMIHGIIRLRARLEKKNAVISAQNAELEAQTEELFQQNEEIKAQNEELEQQKEEIESQAEEASRQNEELVEANQRLSNREDILQGMLDATRNQESQAQSLNSLCERTLKVVGEPAVAVALLQRNGDMLDLVAQAYVGPLTELPKAWPLESSLAGRVLEEDRTAYVTDLVKAPELAAPFMAEGVVRSVLATPVRMAGATHGVLLVCSTKEMHWTQDNFRTLEWVSAQCGLMVETLHWHQMLAERARELEQASRAKDNFLAALSHELRTPLTPVLMAATSLSEDERLPQEVRSQLSMIERNIGLEARLIDDLLDLTRIAKGKLPLRPQLCDSHSLISLAMEIVRDDAQEKGLVLEREFHAQKCGLMADPSRFQQVIWNLLRNAVKFTPKGGKITIRTRDEGEPGETPRLRIEVKDTGIGITEGAIERIFQPFEQAHESGEHRFGGLGLGLSIARAIVDLHQGTISAESGGTDRGSTFIVELPGATEAPAGISNSGERKMGNSPQALMPEEMGSVPPLHILLVEDHEATLQVLTRLLIRTGYRVTSVGTITAAQSEAEANRFDLVISDLGLPDGSGNELMEKLRSQHGLRGIALSGYGMEEDVDRSRRSGFHAHLIKPIEMNQLRRTILSVLSLPEVDHIAA, encoded by the coding sequence ATGAGCCTGTCCCGCCCCACTCTTTTACCTGCCACGCTGGCTGCTTTCGCGGTTGGCTTTCTTTGGATTTACATCCGCACTTATGTTTTTCGGGAGATGGTGCTGCCTCTCACTTACGTGGTGCCTTTGATGGTGTGTGTGTGGACGCGGCTGTCCTGGCAAGTCTGGGCCATGGCAGGAATGTTTATCACGGCTTCCATCGCGAAGACGTTTTGGATCCTACCCGATCATGTGCTGAGTCCAGACGAGCAGAAGTGGTTTCTCGCCGCCACGATTTTTAACAATGTGGTCGGGGCTTCAATGATTCATGGGATCATTCGTTTGCGTGCACGATTGGAGAAAAAGAATGCGGTGATCAGTGCGCAGAATGCGGAGTTGGAAGCGCAGACGGAGGAGCTTTTTCAGCAGAACGAGGAGATCAAAGCCCAGAACGAGGAGCTGGAGCAGCAGAAGGAAGAGATCGAATCGCAGGCGGAGGAGGCCTCTCGGCAGAATGAGGAGTTGGTGGAGGCCAACCAGCGCTTGAGCAATCGCGAAGATATTTTGCAGGGAATGTTAGATGCCACGCGGAATCAGGAATCGCAGGCACAGTCCTTGAATAGCCTTTGCGAGCGAACCTTGAAGGTGGTGGGGGAACCTGCCGTGGCCGTCGCGCTTTTGCAGCGGAATGGAGACATGCTGGACCTCGTGGCCCAGGCCTATGTAGGCCCGCTGACGGAGCTGCCAAAAGCGTGGCCGCTGGAGAGTTCTCTCGCTGGGCGCGTGTTAGAGGAAGACCGCACCGCGTATGTGACGGATCTGGTGAAGGCACCGGAGCTGGCAGCGCCGTTCATGGCGGAAGGTGTCGTTCGTTCCGTGCTGGCGACGCCGGTGCGCATGGCAGGCGCTACCCATGGGGTGCTGCTCGTGTGTAGCACAAAGGAGATGCACTGGACGCAGGATAACTTCCGCACGCTGGAATGGGTGTCAGCCCAGTGCGGCTTGATGGTGGAGACGCTGCACTGGCACCAGATGCTGGCGGAGCGCGCGCGTGAACTGGAGCAGGCCAGCCGTGCCAAGGATAATTTCCTGGCGGCTCTGTCCCATGAATTGCGGACACCGCTCACCCCGGTGCTGATGGCAGCGACTTCTTTGAGTGAGGATGAGCGCCTGCCACAGGAGGTGCGTTCGCAGCTCAGCATGATCGAGCGCAACATCGGTCTGGAAGCTCGCTTGATTGACGATTTGTTAGACCTCACTCGCATCGCCAAAGGGAAGCTGCCTTTGCGGCCTCAGTTGTGTGATTCCCACTCCTTGATCAGTCTGGCGATGGAGATCGTGCGAGATGATGCCCAAGAAAAAGGACTGGTGCTAGAGCGTGAGTTTCATGCACAGAAATGTGGCCTGATGGCAGATCCTTCGCGCTTTCAGCAGGTGATTTGGAATCTGCTGCGCAATGCGGTGAAATTTACCCCTAAAGGTGGAAAGATCACCATCCGCACACGGGATGAGGGTGAGCCAGGCGAAACCCCGCGGCTACGCATTGAGGTGAAGGACACGGGCATCGGGATCACGGAAGGCGCCATTGAACGCATTTTTCAGCCCTTTGAGCAGGCGCATGAATCTGGGGAACATCGCTTTGGGGGGCTCGGTCTCGGTTTATCCATTGCTCGGGCGATTGTGGACCTGCATCAGGGCACCATCAGTGCCGAGAGCGGTGGGACGGATCGCGGATCTACTTTCATTGTGGAGCTACCTGGAGCCACGGAAGCTCCAGCAGGCATCAGCAACAGTGGGGAACGTAAAATGGGGAACTCTCCACAAGCGCTGATGCCAGAGGAAATGGGCAGCGTACCACCTCTACACATTTTGTTAGTCGAAGACCACGAGGCCACGCTTCAGGTACTCACGCGGCTGCTCATCCGCACGGGTTACCGGGTGACCTCAGTGGGCACCATCACGGCTGCCCAGTCTGAGGCAGAGGCCAATCGTTTTGACCTAGTCATCAGTGATCTCGGTCTTCCAGATGGTAGCGGCAATGAACTGATGGAGAAACTTCGCAGCCAGCATGGGTTGAGGGGCATCGCCCTCAGTGGATATGGCATGGAGGAGGATGTGGACCGTTCCCGCAGATCGGGCTTTCACGCACACTTGATCAAACCCATCGAGATGAATCAATTACGGCGAACCATTTTATCAGTGCTGAGTCTGCCGGAAGTGGATCACATCGCAGCTTAA
- a CDS encoding phosphatidylserine decarboxylase, whose protein sequence is MPWGQETFAPVRQVRQWSAKRIYNMPAAPIQFYNRLTRRLETEAVYGEGPLRFVYENPLGKIALHVLVKRALFSDWYGRQMDEPKSAARIRPFIEKFRVDEAEFADPVSSYGSFNDFFYRQLKPSARPIVADPAAVAFPADGRHFVIPDVSQCRDFFIKGVRFDLPALLGDAAFAERFEKGSVLISRLCPTDYHRFHFPCGGTADKPQLIHGPLYSVSPIAFLQRPSIFWENKRYLTRLATGPFGEVLLLEVGATCVGSVVHTSAPDTPVLKGDEKGYFRFGGSCFITVFEPGQVRFCEDLLENSAQNREVYARMGDVAAWGCAELA, encoded by the coding sequence GTGCCCTGGGGCCAAGAGACATTTGCTCCGGTGCGGCAGGTGCGGCAATGGTCTGCCAAACGTATCTACAACATGCCTGCTGCGCCCATCCAGTTTTACAATCGCCTGACCCGACGCCTGGAAACGGAGGCCGTTTATGGCGAAGGGCCCTTGCGCTTTGTCTATGAAAATCCGCTGGGCAAAATCGCCCTGCACGTGCTGGTGAAGCGGGCTCTCTTTTCAGACTGGTATGGGCGCCAAATGGATGAACCGAAGAGTGCTGCCCGCATTCGCCCGTTCATTGAAAAATTCAGGGTGGATGAGGCGGAGTTTGCTGATCCTGTGAGCAGCTACGGCAGCTTCAATGATTTCTTTTATCGTCAGTTGAAGCCCTCGGCCCGGCCCATCGTGGCAGACCCCGCCGCAGTGGCCTTCCCGGCAGACGGTCGCCACTTTGTCATTCCAGACGTGTCTCAGTGCCGGGATTTTTTCATCAAGGGCGTGCGCTTTGATCTGCCTGCATTGCTTGGGGATGCCGCTTTCGCAGAACGGTTTGAAAAAGGTAGCGTGCTCATTTCCCGTCTCTGTCCCACAGATTACCATCGGTTTCATTTTCCCTGTGGAGGCACTGCGGATAAACCGCAGTTGATTCACGGTCCTCTTTATTCCGTCAGCCCCATCGCCTTTCTCCAGAGGCCCAGCATCTTCTGGGAGAATAAACGCTACCTCACGCGTTTAGCCACGGGTCCATTTGGGGAGGTGCTTTTGCTGGAGGTGGGGGCCACTTGTGTCGGCTCCGTGGTCCATACATCCGCGCCAGATACGCCCGTCTTAAAGGGAGATGAAAAGGGTTACTTCCGCTTTGGGGGATCCTGTTTCATCACGGTGTTTGAGCCAGGGCAGGTGCGTTTTTGCGAGGATCTTTTGGAAAACAGTGCTCAAAATCGGGAGGTTTATGCCCGCATGGGGGATGTGGCTGCCTGGGGATGTGCAGAGCTGGCTTGA
- a CDS encoding helix-turn-helix domain-containing protein, producing the protein MESHEVIRQALDKGHVKEIAAKMGVSLSLVYKWGQRDEDDGSGASNPLDRVRQLYELTGDDHLIQWLCQQAEGVLVKNPPTGKQPGREVMPATQEIVQQFADLLSAISQAAADNCISKPEAAKIRHEWDELKRLTERFVKWCEVGDFQHLAEDLRRNHH; encoded by the coding sequence ATGGAGTCCCATGAAGTCATCCGCCAGGCCTTAGACAAAGGGCATGTGAAAGAAATCGCGGCCAAAATGGGCGTGTCTCTGTCGCTTGTTTACAAGTGGGGGCAGCGTGATGAAGACGACGGTAGCGGAGCTTCTAACCCCCTCGACCGTGTGCGCCAGCTCTATGAGCTAACGGGGGATGATCACCTCATCCAGTGGCTCTGCCAGCAGGCGGAAGGCGTGCTGGTGAAAAACCCGCCCACTGGCAAGCAGCCTGGGCGCGAGGTGATGCCGGCCACGCAGGAGATCGTGCAACAGTTTGCGGATCTCCTTTCTGCCATCAGCCAAGCCGCTGCCGATAACTGCATTAGCAAGCCTGAGGCCGCCAAAATCCGTCACGAATGGGATGAACTGAAGCGCCTCACAGAGCGCTTTGTGAAATGGTGTGAGGTAGGAGATTTCCAGCATTTGGCTGAGGATCTCCGGCGCAATCATCACTGA
- a CDS encoding polyprenyl synthetase family protein has translation MSDLKTYLTDRCTFVDAVLDRLIPSAETAPATIHKAMRHSIFAGGKRLRPILCLAAAEAAGGSKESASFAAVAVECLHTYSLIHDDLPSMDNDDFRRGVPTCHKVYGDGIAILAGDALQALAFELVVKTPITVRYHAGALVTELARTAGSLHLVGGQVADLEGEGKKLPLESLRFIHENKTAALLTTSLKLGGMSADCQPEELQALSDFGMATGLAFQIIDDILDVTQTSEKLGKSAGKDLASEKSTYPALIGLDASREEAHRLTQVAHDALAVFGNRGGRLRELADYLLARDY, from the coding sequence ATGTCCGACCTGAAGACCTACCTCACGGATCGCTGCACCTTTGTGGATGCAGTTCTTGATCGCCTCATTCCTTCCGCTGAAACGGCCCCGGCCACCATCCACAAAGCCATGCGCCACAGCATCTTTGCTGGGGGGAAACGCTTGCGCCCTATCCTTTGCCTAGCGGCAGCGGAGGCAGCAGGCGGCAGCAAAGAAAGTGCCTCGTTTGCCGCAGTGGCGGTGGAGTGTCTGCATACGTATTCGCTGATTCATGACGACCTGCCCAGCATGGACAATGATGATTTCCGTCGCGGGGTGCCCACCTGCCACAAGGTGTATGGAGATGGCATCGCTATCCTCGCTGGCGATGCTTTGCAGGCCCTGGCTTTTGAGCTGGTGGTGAAGACGCCCATCACGGTGCGTTATCACGCGGGTGCTCTGGTGACCGAGCTAGCTCGCACGGCAGGCAGTCTGCACCTTGTGGGTGGCCAGGTGGCCGACCTGGAAGGGGAGGGGAAAAAACTACCTCTGGAGTCCCTGCGTTTCATTCACGAAAACAAAACGGCTGCCCTGCTGACCACCAGCCTGAAACTGGGCGGCATGAGCGCCGACTGTCAGCCGGAAGAATTGCAGGCGCTGAGTGATTTCGGCATGGCCACGGGCCTCGCTTTTCAGATCATTGATGACATCCTGGATGTCACTCAGACCAGTGAAAAGCTGGGCAAAAGTGCGGGTAAAGACCTCGCTTCTGAGAAATCCACTTACCCGGCACTCATCGGTCTCGATGCCTCCCGCGAGGAAGCCCACCGCCTCACCCAGGTGGCGCACGATGCCCTCGCTGTCTTCGGCAACCGCGGCGGTCGCCTGCGCGAACTGGCGGATTACTTGCTAGCTCGCGATTATTGA
- a CDS encoding 3-deoxy-7-phosphoheptulonate synthase, translated as MNATSNVHIASNIPLPAPLALVAELPPTETQAAFVSQARTEIRNILFGDDKRFLVIVGPCSIHDPEAGLEYAAKLAALARELKDRLCIVMRVYFEKPRTTVGWKGLIMDPDLDGTCNIPDGLRLARRILRDVLELGLATATELLDPITPQYIADLICWSAVGARTTESQTHRQMASGLSMPLGFKNGTFGHISPAVNAIKAAMQPQTFLGVSEDGIASAVTTSGNPDCHIILRGGEDGPNYGADDVAETRAALEAAKLKPAIMIDASHGNCAKDHQRMPQVFREIVRQRAAGEESIIGAMLESNLVGGNQKFPRPLNELTRGQSITDACMDWATTEQALREAHALLG; from the coding sequence ATGAACGCCACGTCCAACGTCCACATCGCCTCCAACATCCCCCTGCCTGCTCCGCTAGCCCTCGTCGCTGAGCTGCCTCCCACGGAAACTCAGGCCGCCTTTGTCAGCCAGGCTCGCACAGAGATTCGCAACATTTTGTTCGGCGATGACAAACGCTTCCTCGTCATCGTGGGCCCCTGCTCCATTCACGACCCCGAAGCCGGGCTGGAATATGCCGCCAAACTGGCCGCTCTGGCCCGCGAGCTAAAGGACCGCCTATGCATTGTCATGCGCGTTTATTTTGAAAAACCCCGTACCACGGTGGGCTGGAAGGGCCTGATCATGGACCCCGACCTGGATGGCACCTGCAACATCCCCGATGGCTTGCGTCTTGCCCGCCGCATCCTGCGTGATGTGCTGGAGCTGGGCCTGGCGACTGCCACCGAGCTGCTGGACCCCATCACCCCCCAATACATTGCCGATCTCATCTGCTGGAGCGCCGTCGGGGCCCGCACCACGGAGTCCCAAACCCATCGTCAGATGGCCTCCGGCCTATCCATGCCCCTCGGGTTTAAAAACGGTACCTTTGGCCATATCTCCCCAGCGGTAAACGCCATCAAGGCCGCCATGCAGCCGCAGACCTTTCTAGGCGTGAGCGAAGACGGCATCGCCTCCGCCGTCACCACCTCCGGCAATCCTGACTGCCACATCATCCTGCGTGGCGGCGAAGACGGCCCGAACTACGGGGCCGATGACGTGGCCGAGACCCGCGCTGCTCTGGAGGCCGCGAAGCTGAAACCCGCCATCATGATTGACGCCAGCCACGGCAACTGCGCCAAAGACCACCAACGCATGCCGCAAGTCTTTCGCGAAATCGTCCGTCAGCGCGCCGCCGGGGAGGAATCCATCATCGGCGCCATGCTGGAAAGCAATCTCGTGGGAGGGAACCAGAAATTCCCCCGCCCACTGAATGAGCTGACCCGTGGCCAATCCATCACCGATGCCTGCATGGACTGGGCCACCACCGAGCAAGCCCTGCGCGAGGCCCATGCCTTGCTAGGCTAA
- a CDS encoding HAD family hydrolase has product MAARKPTFILSFDFDGTLVHHDSTPVFHPMLGQMIQQLRNLGAAWVINTGRSLPQTLQGLAQYGIFMEPDYIIAMECDIYKPGLFSKWTDFGPWNKQARKAHERFVKDHQASLKAIREMVETQTQGQFLAGDYGELGIVGSSEEELDMVCSFIDAHIRQFPDIGYHRNGIYLRFAHSAYSKGTALSELARLLGLNASQCFAAGDNLNDLSMLDPRHASMIATPGNGLPVVKAHVQSHGGFVAQRYASEGMIEALTHFFGTAKS; this is encoded by the coding sequence ATGGCAGCTCGCAAGCCCACGTTCATCCTCTCCTTCGATTTCGATGGCACGCTGGTGCATCACGATAGCACGCCTGTGTTTCACCCCATGCTGGGGCAGATGATCCAGCAACTGCGCAACCTAGGTGCTGCCTGGGTCATCAACACCGGCCGTAGCCTCCCCCAGACCCTCCAGGGACTGGCTCAATACGGCATTTTCATGGAGCCTGACTACATCATCGCCATGGAGTGCGATATCTACAAACCTGGGCTGTTCAGCAAGTGGACCGACTTTGGCCCCTGGAACAAACAGGCGCGCAAAGCTCACGAGCGTTTCGTCAAAGACCACCAGGCCTCCCTAAAGGCCATCCGTGAAATGGTGGAGACCCAGACTCAGGGCCAATTCCTCGCCGGAGACTACGGGGAACTGGGCATCGTCGGCAGCAGTGAAGAGGAGTTGGACATGGTTTGCAGCTTCATTGATGCCCACATCCGGCAGTTCCCAGACATCGGCTACCATCGCAATGGCATCTACCTGCGCTTTGCCCACAGCGCCTACAGCAAAGGTACCGCCCTCAGCGAATTGGCCAGGCTGCTCGGGCTCAATGCCAGCCAGTGCTTTGCGGCCGGCGATAACCTGAACGATCTCTCCATGCTAGATCCCCGCCACGCCAGCATGATCGCCACTCCAGGCAATGGACTTCCCGTGGTCAAAGCCCACGTGCAGAGCCATGGCGGCTTCGTCGCGCAGCGATATGCCAGCGAAGGCATGATCGAGGCCCTCACCCATTTTTTTGGCACCGCCAAAAGCTGA
- a CDS encoding secretin N-terminal domain-containing protein, with protein sequence MPALYVHSSPRHVAKRLLIAIALGALILATSHAQQGFPADDSATIKVNFPSTPVQAIIPFYTQITGKKIILDSALQGEPLRIIAPQPLTRREAVAFIEATLLLNGYAIIPVDATTVKLIHHNGGKSPTPEGLKVYNSIKDLPDNEELCHFVMPLVHISPDEASKAFQQVIKLHSYGAIMPMKNAAALIITENSTTIRSIYEIAQVIDVPPAEIANEMIKLERSDAESVAEIISEIYAEEEKTEAAPAQAAPAPPAVAANGSRAPAVNPLGAANTANTNPSVARVKVIPHRRTNSLLVIARPVDITYIRGLVDKLDQQADDVTFLKRKLAYLDVGDFLPVAYNALAKDTDIQNDGADAASGGGRRSSSSRRPTASSNTPSTDASRDSSGLNNAYGQGGQSGFGFNGNGQNSRAERSLLDDPDAVSAPESLVVGKTLLIAEPQSNSLVVSGSPEHIAVIDQLIQEMDVRPQQVYISTIIGQLNLGGDFNYGFDFLNMLDDFTLRQKNVTSPGGGTGVAGALDIPFNLENFGTGSMSFYGQLGSLSRYVNVLEGNKDFKVLSSPSMYTTNNGKAVISSGQRIAVPVNILSNAGINNIAATSASIDYRDVVLKLEVVPLINNDNEVTLRIAQVNDNIVGEQTISGNTVPTIGTQELLTTVTVRDGATVVLGGLITERTGKTERGGIFLRRVPVLKHLFGTTEKSTSRDELLIFIQPKIINSTAHLDSPNSIEAKRSRIMEETLRFGMPLEEVPRAQPAGK encoded by the coding sequence ATGCCTGCTCTATACGTCCATTCCTCCCCACGACACGTCGCTAAGCGACTGCTGATCGCCATTGCTTTGGGCGCACTGATTTTGGCTACTTCCCATGCTCAGCAGGGTTTTCCGGCTGATGATAGCGCTACCATCAAGGTGAACTTCCCCAGCACACCCGTGCAGGCCATTATTCCTTTTTATACTCAGATCACAGGGAAAAAGATCATTTTGGACTCCGCTCTCCAGGGAGAGCCGCTGCGCATCATCGCTCCGCAGCCTCTCACACGCCGTGAAGCCGTCGCGTTTATCGAGGCGACCTTGCTGCTGAATGGTTACGCCATCATTCCAGTGGATGCTACGACGGTGAAACTCATTCATCACAATGGCGGTAAAAGCCCTACGCCTGAGGGACTCAAAGTCTATAATTCCATCAAGGACCTGCCAGACAATGAAGAGCTGTGCCATTTTGTAATGCCTTTGGTGCACATCTCCCCGGACGAAGCTTCCAAGGCTTTTCAGCAGGTGATCAAGCTGCATAGCTACGGAGCCATCATGCCCATGAAAAATGCGGCGGCTCTGATCATCACCGAGAACAGCACCACCATCCGCAGCATCTATGAGATCGCCCAGGTGATTGATGTGCCGCCGGCAGAAATCGCCAATGAAATGATCAAACTGGAGCGCAGCGATGCTGAAAGCGTGGCCGAAATCATCAGCGAGATCTATGCTGAAGAGGAAAAAACGGAGGCTGCGCCTGCCCAGGCAGCCCCTGCGCCGCCCGCTGTGGCGGCCAATGGCAGTCGCGCCCCCGCAGTTAATCCCCTGGGTGCCGCCAATACGGCCAATACCAACCCCAGCGTGGCCCGGGTCAAAGTCATCCCCCATCGCCGCACCAACAGCCTCCTTGTCATCGCTCGTCCGGTGGATATCACCTACATCCGTGGGCTGGTAGATAAGCTGGATCAGCAGGCCGATGACGTGACCTTTCTGAAGCGCAAGCTGGCCTACCTGGACGTGGGCGATTTTTTACCCGTGGCCTACAATGCCCTGGCGAAGGATACCGACATCCAGAATGACGGGGCGGATGCCGCCTCCGGGGGGGGACGACGCAGCAGCAGCAGCCGACGCCCCACCGCCAGTTCCAATACCCCCTCCACAGATGCCTCACGGGACAGCTCCGGCCTGAACAACGCCTACGGGCAGGGTGGGCAAAGCGGTTTCGGCTTCAATGGGAATGGCCAGAACAGCCGCGCCGAGCGTAGCCTGCTGGATGATCCTGACGCTGTCTCTGCGCCCGAATCCCTCGTGGTGGGCAAGACCCTGCTCATCGCGGAACCGCAGTCCAATAGCCTCGTCGTCAGCGGCTCGCCCGAGCACATCGCCGTCATTGACCAGCTCATCCAGGAAATGGATGTGCGGCCACAGCAGGTGTACATCAGCACCATCATCGGCCAACTCAACCTGGGGGGCGATTTCAACTACGGTTTCGATTTCTTGAACATGCTGGATGATTTCACCCTGCGGCAGAAAAACGTCACCTCCCCTGGCGGAGGCACAGGGGTCGCTGGTGCTCTGGACATTCCCTTCAATCTGGAAAACTTCGGTACCGGTTCCATGAGCTTTTATGGCCAGCTCGGTTCACTCAGCCGCTACGTGAATGTCTTGGAAGGAAACAAGGACTTCAAGGTGCTGTCCAGCCCTAGCATGTACACCACGAACAATGGCAAGGCCGTCATTTCCAGCGGTCAGCGTATCGCCGTGCCCGTGAATATCCTTTCGAATGCAGGCATCAACAACATCGCTGCCACCAGCGCTAGCATTGACTACCGAGACGTGGTGCTAAAGCTAGAAGTGGTACCCCTGATCAATAACGACAATGAAGTGACCCTGCGCATCGCTCAGGTGAATGACAACATCGTGGGAGAACAGACCATCTCTGGAAACACCGTGCCCACCATCGGCACCCAAGAATTACTCACCACGGTGACAGTGCGGGACGGGGCCACCGTGGTCCTAGGCGGGCTCATCACAGAGCGGACGGGCAAGACTGAGCGGGGCGGTATTTTCCTCCGCCGCGTCCCTGTGCTGAAGCATCTTTTTGGCACCACGGAGAAATCCACGTCGCGGGATGAATTGCTCATCTTCATCCAGCCTAAAATCATCAACTCCACCGCCCATTTGGATAGCCCCAACAGCATCGAGGCGAAACGTTCTCGCATCATGGAAGAGACCCTACGTTTTGGCATGCCTCTGGAGGAGGTGCCGAGAGCCCAACCCGCAGGTAAATAG
- a CDS encoding DUF4339 domain-containing protein, with product MDSLYYISKGQKTVGPCSLDDLYGYIAYGSIRDSDLVRREGSTEWTPLRQLEELQIDPADPATVRDITTRRRTARLRDYAKVPVDQRAGVVLQRLISGFLFFPPLLWKGARAVFQDRIYSSRADAKGYLLYWPRWIETVVMVLLVIQSIVWLLGVAWLWQKGTPLAHEIIALLRTGIADLQDWLGK from the coding sequence TTGGATTCTCTTTATTACATCTCGAAAGGCCAGAAAACCGTCGGGCCCTGTAGCCTAGATGATCTTTATGGCTACATCGCATACGGGTCCATTCGCGATAGTGATCTCGTGCGTCGAGAAGGCTCGACGGAGTGGACGCCGCTGCGCCAATTAGAAGAATTGCAAATTGACCCCGCAGATCCCGCGACAGTCCGTGACATCACCACCCGGCGGCGCACCGCCCGCCTACGTGACTATGCCAAGGTGCCGGTAGATCAGCGGGCTGGAGTGGTTTTGCAGAGATTGATCAGCGGCTTTCTCTTTTTTCCGCCTCTTTTGTGGAAAGGGGCGAGGGCCGTTTTCCAAGATCGCATCTATTCTTCCAGGGCGGATGCAAAGGGCTATCTTCTCTATTGGCCGCGCTGGATCGAGACGGTGGTGATGGTTCTATTGGTGATTCAAAGCATCGTTTGGCTCTTAGGTGTTGCCTGGCTCTGGCAAAAAGGCACACCTCTGGCTCACGAAATCATCGCCCTCTTGCGCACAGGCATTGCGGATTTGCAGGATTGGCTCGGAAAATAA